A DNA window from Bradyrhizobium sp. CCBAU 53421 contains the following coding sequences:
- the phnG gene encoding phosphonate C-P lyase system protein PhnG, protein MQATRESDGLTLSSQELSRGVWIGILARSAPADLNRLASSFVLQLSWTWLKSPETGLVLVRGRIGGTGDPFNVGEMTVTRCALRLADGIVGHGYVQGTDSHHAKLAALVDAALQRDDENRTRLCRVIQELREIQVRRRKERCAKAASTKVEFFTMVRGENSE, encoded by the coding sequence ATGCAAGCAACGAGAGAAAGCGACGGTTTGACGTTGTCATCCCAAGAACTCAGCAGAGGCGTCTGGATCGGGATCCTGGCGCGCTCGGCGCCGGCCGACCTCAATCGGCTCGCCTCGAGCTTTGTGCTGCAACTATCCTGGACATGGTTGAAGTCGCCCGAAACGGGTCTCGTTTTGGTCCGCGGCCGCATTGGCGGTACGGGCGATCCGTTCAACGTTGGCGAGATGACTGTTACTCGGTGCGCCTTGCGCCTCGCGGACGGAATCGTCGGTCACGGCTATGTGCAGGGCACCGATTCCCATCATGCAAAGCTAGCGGCTTTAGTCGACGCCGCGCTCCAGCGGGATGACGAAAACAGGACCCGGCTTTGCCGGGTTATTCAAGAGTTGCGTGAGATTCAGGTGCGGCGTCGGAAAGAACGTTGCGCGAAGGCAGCCTCGACGAAAGTCGAGTTCTTCACGATGGTCAGAGGCGAAAATTCAGAATGA
- the phnH gene encoding phosphonate C-P lyase system protein PhnH, which translates to MTIAAAKSVIHSGFKDPVFDSQAVFRTILSCQGYPGRTFSLDRTVDGPRPFSVATAAVCLTLLDFETTLWLDKQGRGDDIIDWLSFHCCAPLTKDHRKTQYAIVVDPSTMPSICEFSPGEVESPEFGATLIVQVPSFADGPRTQWSGPGIRETVQPRIAGLPGQFWADWEKNREIYPRGVDVFFTSGSSIVGLPRSVHVEV; encoded by the coding sequence ATGACAATAGCTGCAGCCAAGTCCGTTATCCATTCGGGTTTCAAAGACCCGGTGTTCGACAGCCAAGCCGTCTTTCGTACAATTCTGTCCTGCCAGGGCTATCCTGGACGGACGTTTTCTCTTGATCGAACGGTTGATGGTCCGCGACCGTTCTCTGTTGCCACGGCCGCTGTCTGCCTCACGCTCTTAGATTTCGAAACAACGCTCTGGCTCGACAAGCAAGGGCGAGGGGATGATATCATCGACTGGCTCAGCTTTCATTGCTGTGCGCCTCTCACAAAAGACCATCGAAAGACGCAGTACGCAATCGTCGTAGACCCGTCTACCATGCCTAGCATCTGTGAATTTTCGCCGGGCGAGGTCGAGTCACCGGAGTTTGGGGCAACGCTAATCGTGCAGGTGCCGTCATTCGCGGATGGCCCGCGAACTCAATGGTCAGGACCAGGTATTCGGGAGACAGTTCAGCCGCGCATTGCCGGTCTTCCGGGTCAATTCTGGGCGGATTGGGAGAAGAACCGAGAGATTTACCCTCGGGGTGTTGACGTCTTTTTCACCTCTGGATCCTCAATCGTCGGGTTGCCACGCTCGGTTCACGTGGAGGTTTAG
- a CDS encoding carbon-phosphorus lyase complex subunit PhnI has protein sequence MAYVAVKGGEHAILNAHKLLAEERRGDTTVPELTLDQISGQLGLAIDRVMNEGSMYDRRLAALALKQAQGDLAEAIFLLRAYRTTLPRIAASEPIDTKRMFVRRRVSGTFKDLPGGQLLGPTYDYTHRLLDFSLAESVDEGLAGVPASGSPIDFNVPSVLDVLDGDGLIESAERRAGREPFDLTRSPMRLPAGRDQRLQNLVRGDEGFIVGLAYSSARGYGGSHPYVAEMRLGEVDVEIVPEELGFPIVIGEITVTECQMISQFDGSAATLPHFTRGYGLTLGHCERKAMSMALVDRTLRARELGEEVRYPAQDEEFVLSHSDSVEATGLISHYKLPHYVDFQADLQLIRNMRAERLAAETKARDESSHEIG, from the coding sequence ATGGCCTACGTTGCTGTGAAGGGTGGCGAGCACGCGATACTAAACGCACATAAACTACTCGCGGAGGAGCGCCGCGGAGATACTACAGTTCCTGAGCTGACGCTCGATCAGATCAGCGGCCAGCTTGGGCTTGCGATAGACAGAGTGATGAACGAGGGATCGATGTATGACCGACGTCTCGCAGCGCTTGCATTGAAGCAGGCACAAGGAGACCTCGCCGAGGCGATCTTTCTCTTGAGAGCGTATCGCACTACTCTGCCTCGGATTGCAGCTTCCGAGCCGATCGACACAAAGCGGATGTTCGTTCGACGCCGGGTCTCTGGAACATTCAAAGATCTTCCCGGAGGTCAGCTGTTAGGGCCGACTTATGACTATACTCACCGCCTTCTGGATTTCAGCTTAGCGGAATCGGTAGATGAGGGACTGGCGGGAGTGCCGGCTTCCGGCAGCCCAATTGACTTCAATGTGCCAAGTGTATTGGACGTCCTCGACGGGGACGGCCTTATTGAGTCAGCTGAGCGCCGCGCGGGAAGAGAGCCGTTCGATCTTACTCGCTCACCCATGAGATTGCCTGCTGGGCGTGACCAACGTTTGCAGAACCTCGTACGCGGCGATGAAGGCTTCATTGTCGGGCTCGCCTACTCCAGCGCCAGAGGGTACGGCGGATCGCATCCCTATGTAGCTGAGATGCGACTCGGTGAGGTAGACGTCGAGATTGTTCCGGAAGAGCTCGGGTTCCCGATCGTAATCGGGGAAATCACGGTGACAGAATGCCAAATGATCAGCCAGTTCGATGGCTCTGCGGCCACGCTTCCTCATTTCACGCGCGGTTATGGACTCACACTTGGGCATTGTGAGCGGAAGGCGATGTCCATGGCGCTTGTTGATCGAACGTTGCGGGCACGCGAGTTGGGTGAAGAGGTACGCTATCCCGCACAAGACGAGGAGTTTGTTCTGTCCCATAGCGATAGCGTAGAGGCGACGGGACTAATCTCTCACTATAAACTACCGCACTACGTCGACTTTCAAGCCGATCTGCAACTGATCCGCAACATGCGTGCAGAACGACTTGCAGCTGAAACTAAGGCGAGAGATGAATCAAGTCATGAGATCGGATAG
- a CDS encoding alpha-D-ribose 1-methylphosphonate 5-phosphate C-P-lyase PhnJ has protein sequence MRSDSGNKGYNFAYLDEQTKRMIRRAVLKALSIPGYQVPFGGREMPLPYGWGTGGIQITASVLGPNDRLKVIDQGADDTTNAISIRRFFKTVAQIATTERTDEATVIQTRHRVPESILKEGQILVYQVPQPEPLRRIAPRETETRKMHAYAEYGAMQVTLYEDVARFGHIARTYEYPVIVNRRHLMSPSPIPKFDNPKMQDNAAIQLFGCGREKRIYAVPPYTSVRSLDFDDHPFEVQKWKQSCAFCGSGTSYLDEVITDDRGGRLFVCSDTDYCTKRRGAQPETSEPAATPARATAGSSS, from the coding sequence ATGAGATCGGATAGCGGTAACAAAGGCTACAACTTCGCATATTTGGACGAGCAGACGAAGCGCATGATCCGCCGTGCGGTGCTCAAGGCACTATCAATCCCTGGCTATCAGGTCCCGTTCGGAGGCCGCGAGATGCCGCTTCCGTATGGCTGGGGTACCGGCGGGATTCAAATCACGGCAAGCGTGCTGGGCCCGAACGACCGCCTGAAGGTCATCGACCAAGGCGCAGATGACACGACCAATGCGATATCAATTCGACGTTTCTTCAAGACAGTTGCTCAGATCGCGACGACTGAAAGAACCGACGAGGCAACAGTCATCCAGACACGGCATAGGGTGCCCGAGTCGATCCTCAAGGAAGGGCAAATACTCGTGTACCAAGTGCCACAACCAGAACCTTTGCGCCGAATCGCACCTCGCGAGACTGAGACGCGCAAGATGCATGCCTATGCAGAGTACGGCGCCATGCAGGTGACCCTGTATGAAGATGTTGCTCGCTTTGGACATATTGCACGCACCTACGAATATCCGGTGATAGTCAACAGGCGACATTTGATGTCGCCTTCTCCGATTCCGAAGTTCGATAATCCGAAGATGCAAGACAACGCGGCGATCCAGCTCTTTGGTTGCGGTCGAGAAAAGCGCATCTATGCGGTGCCGCCCTATACCAGCGTACGGAGCTTGGACTTCGACGATCATCCGTTCGAGGTCCAGAAGTGGAAGCAATCCTGTGCCTTTTGTGGGTCTGGAACGTCCTATCTCGACGAGGTGATTACCGATGACCGTGGCGGACGCTTGTTCGTGTGCTCCGACACGGACTATTGCACCAAACGCCGCGGAGCACAGCCGGAAACGAGCGAGCCGGCCGCCACTCCGGCCCGTGCGACCGCAGGGAGTTCATCATGA